AGGATCAGTGTGAATAAAGTCATAATTGctttagtgtgtgtgtttgtctACAAGCTCAAAACCTGAACTCGCTGTCaaattttataacaatttaactaaaataattgttaaaaagttACAATTCTAGTTTCATGGCATGGTCCTAAttcgtgtttattttattaatctaGGCGTTTAGTGTGCATATACTATACAAATATTACAGAGATTCAACCTCAAATATGTCTTCGTTGTCACTGTATTAGATGACGGACAGAATATTTTCATTCTACTATTAAAGCGAAAGAATAGTGATGTATTTGCATAGCACACAATAGTAATgagtatattgttgttgttgttttatttcgcTTTTCTGTAAACTTGATCGAAAGTGTTGGAGCTGACATATGCAACAGCAAATCAATGATAAACGCCTTTTTTCTCGAATGTTTATTGTCTAATTCCAATTGATATAACTAACTTTCATACACAACACTTAAATGTAAAATCATTTCACCCTTTAAATAAAGCATTACAAAACATGACATCTAATTATAAATCACATACAATGAATTTATATAATGCAAACAAATTGTGGGGTTATACTCAAAATTAGCAGAGAGGAATGGGCTGACGGGTTGTGAAGATAGgcataaacataacatttaatagTGGTCATGAGGGAAGAAAAAACAATGTGGAAAGGAAGCGATGTAGGAAAAGCTTAATCGCGGATGAAATGGTAAGCAAGAAAGAAGTCGTACAATTTGGACAGACAAGTTAAACAGCGAAGAGCGGTAAAAAGTCAAATGTGTCAAGGTTAAAATGAGATCAAGCAATGTGGGTGTGTTGACAGTGTTCAAAAACATTACCCATGCACATGTCAAAGCTATGAAGGATTAATAATCAATGATAGACGAAACGTGTCAGTTTGGATTAACATCGAACAAATGGAGGTATGGACTGACGTAAAAcgggcataaatataatataaatacttGTAATATTTGGCACAGCAATACACAAGTAGCACGTTACCATTGTATTCTCCTGATTTATCCTCATATAGCTTCTTCACCAGTCTCCCATCCATGGTGTATTGATACACTGCAGTACCGGACGTTACAAACAGATAGCTCTGGTGAATCGCAATACCGTAACACATGTGGTTTAGTTTTAGAGTAATCGACTTCACAATCCTTTGTTTGTCGACTCGTAAGAAATGAATCTCATTCACAGAACCACGGTAGCTTACAGTTACCGCCATGTGTTGAAAGATTTTTTACACATGGACCACGGCCAAGCTGGTAGTTGCATTTGGTCTATCAATTTGTATGCCTGATCTAGGAGTCTCACGCATTTATTACCGTAGTCAGCAATGATGAATTTCCCATTCGTAGACCCGCATATACCAATAATTTAGCACAGGGCGTTATCAGTCGCTGTTTGCCGGTGGTGTTGCGTCTTGTCCTTAATGCTTCAATCTTGTTCGGGTCAACAACGTGTTGCGACACAGCTTTGCAATTTATGATGCTTCCAAACTCTGTGCAAGAAGCAAAACAATGCCCCAAGTCTTTGTTGTGGTTAAATTCAATGGCTACATTGGTAGTTGCTTTTCGAAGAAATAAATCTGCCGAAGCGGTTTGGTCTAAACACATTCTGTACATTACAAACGATTGCTCAGGCGACTCTTTTTGCAAGGCTTTAATGTTAAACCTatttatctttgaaaaaaaatcaacgcAGTGTTTTCTGATATTTTCCAAAGAATTCTTTAATGTAGAATGCAACTCTTCCAATTGTTTCCGTATTTTGTTGCAGTCGATCTAGATTTTCGTTCATCAGTCGACGTACATCAACTATTTATTTCAAACTTTGTTCGTATGACGATTGGAGAGAATTACTATTTTGTTCTCCCATTTTCACCATTTCTTGTAGGCGATCCATTACTGATTCAATTCTAGTTTAATTTGTCCAACATCCAAGGATTGTGTGGTATATTTCACCTTGTCAGTCAATAGAACTATCTAACTGCATTgcctgaaaaatatatatttataacagcaatcctactattactactacttctactactactactactactactactactactactactactactactactactactactactactactactactactactactactactactactactactactactactactactactactactactactactattactacttctacctttactactactactactactactactgccactactactactacttctactacaactactactactactactactactactactactactactcctactactactactactactactactactactgctactactacttctgctacttctacttctagtactactactactactactactactactactactactactactactactactactactactactactacaacaactactactactgatactactgctactactactactactactactactactacttctacttctactactactactacttagactactactactactactacaacttctactactactactactactactactactactactactactactactactactaccactactactactactactactactactactactactactactactactactactactactactactactactactactactactactactactactactactactactactgctactactactgttaccactactactactactactactgctactactactactactactactattactactactactactactacttctactgcaactactactactactactactactactactactactacaactactactactactactactactactactactactactactactactactactactactactactcctactactactactgctactactactactactactattactattactactactactacttctactactactactactaataataataataataatgatacaactactactagtattactacttctacttttacttcttctactactactactactactactactactactactactagtacttctgctactactaatCATACTACAACTACAATTATTATTAGTAGCATTATAATAAGTAAGTAAtgatacaactactactactattactacttcttcttttactacttctactactatgattactactactactactactactactactactactactactactactactactactactactactactactactactactaataataataataataataataataatacttctactgctactactgctactactactactactactactacttctgctacttcaaCTTCTATTACTACGtttttatactactactactattcgactactattactactatcctactactactactactactactactactactactactactactactactactactactactactacttctactactactactactactactactactactacttctacatctaGTACTACGTTtttttatactactactactattcgactactactactactactcctactactcctactactactactactacttctactacaactacttctactacttctactactactactactactactacttctactactactactactactcctactactcctactactactactactacttctactacaactacttctactacttctacttctacaacttctaccactactgctacgtttttttatactactactactattccacttctgctactactactactactaatattacaactactactactaccactactactactacttctactactactactacttctactactactactatttattctaacactactactactagtgtcactactactgttacttctactacaactactactactactactactactactactactactactactactactactactactactactactactactactactattgctactactactactactactactactactactactactactacttctactactactactaatactactaatactactacaactactactactaccactactactactacttctactactactactgctactacttctactactactactactactactataactactactactactactaatactaccactactgcttctacttctacttctagtactacgtttttttatattaagtatctactactactactactactactactactactactacttctactactactactacttatactactactactactactactaccactactactactactattactactactactactactactactactactactactactactataactactactattactactactactactactacttcttcttctacttctactactactcctactaattctgctactactactactactactgccactactactactacttctactgcaacttctactactactactactactactgctactactactacaactactactactactactactactactactactacaactaatactactcctactactactactattactacttctaccttTCTACTTCTacgtttactactactactactcctaccactactactactactactactactactactactactactactactactactactactactactactactactactacaactactactactaccactactactactactacttctactactactactactactactactattactactactactactactactactactagtactactactactaatactactactactactactactactactactactactactactactactactactactactactactactactactactactactactactactacttctactactactacaactactactgttactactgctgctactactactactacttctgctacttctacttctagtactacgttttttatactactactattcgactactactactactactcctacttctactactactactactactactactactactactactactactactactactactactactactactactactactactactactcctactactcctcctactactactactacttctactactactactactactactactactactactactactactactactactactactactactactactactactactactacagctagtactactactactactactactactactactactactactactactactactactactactactactgctactactactgctactactactactactactactactgctactactactactaatactagttctactactactactactacttctactactactactaataataataataatgatacaactactactattacctcttctacttttactactactactgctattactactactactactagtacttctactactactagtcatACTACAACTACAATTATTATTAGTAGCATTATAATAAGTAAGACgcaacaaccactactactactactactactactactactactactactactactactactactactactactactactactactactactattactactactactactactactactactactactactactactactacttctactactactactactactactactactactactactactactactactactactactactactacttctactactactactactactacttctactactactactactactactactactacttctattattgTTATAaccgctactgctgctgctattactgctactacttctactactactactacttttattactactactactactacttcaactactactgctactgttaccgctgctgctgcaactactactaTTGATATTATTGCAATACtattagcattattattattgtatcatTGTCATATAATGTGGATTCAATGTCTTAATATGGTCGTGTCTGCCAAATATCTAAAGTGCGGGAAATCGCACGTACATGTACTAAATGAGACGTCATTCGCGGAAGACGATGCGTTTTTTCTCGCAATCAAACATAATTTTCTACCAAGcagaattatattttatatatacaaaaaaatacatttttatttgttcGTTAACTCAAGAAAAACACAAACTTGACGGTTATTCTATTTCTTTTTTTATCCATTAAGCGGAAAGAAGAGCTGTTTGTTGTCAGTATTGGGAAGCAGTTCTACTTAAGCAAATTATTATCATATACTAATCAAACGTAGTTCAATTTATTATTATCCTAGCACCCGCGATTAATGTTGAACACATGTCCACAAATTGATACCAGCACATCTACGTGTTATTgtgtaatttaattaattaagaaAAGAAATCGCACAATACAACATATGCAATAAAAAGGTTAAAACTCTGCAGCGGTGGTCCAACTGTCCACAATGGCTTACCTGACAGGTAATGTCCCTTGGGCCATTACTTATCTGGTTTACCACTTTCTACAGCTTCGCCACCAGCGCCTTGTACTAATCTTGTAGCAAACAATAATATTGCTTAATGTAAGTATAGCGAGCAAGGAAACAAACAGTTTACTTGGCCTATGCACATAGACTTTATAGAATTAAACTTATTGAACCACTTACTTGTGATTACCGAGATGACAGACGTGGCAGAGCAGCTTTTCATCATCTTCACAGAACATCGTCAGTTTCTCAGTAGTGTGTTCTTCACATAGCTCCAGTGCATCATCCACTGTTTTAATTAAAGGCCAGCTGTCAATATCCCCTTTTGCAGTTACTAATTGATCCTTAAGAAACTTATTGTGCGTTTATACACAACTGTTGCagaaatattttgaacatatCTGACAATTATACCGTCCTTCTTTTTGTATGCCATCATCTTCGCAGATTGAAAAGCACACGTCGAAAACAACGTCTGAACCTTTGTGCTGCGATATTTTCAACGTGGCTGCCATTTTTTAATAAACTTACTTTTGATTTCCTATATCCAAACTTGTATTGATTTGGTGTTTATCTCGGATATGGTATTTACGCTTAGGCCTGACATATTTTGTCGTTTGGTTTACATAGTTTGTTCTATATTAGTTTATTTGTGCTCTATTCTTCATAACATATATTAACCCTGAAGAAAATGGTAATACAACAATTGTGTACTTTAatgaaatgttcagttttattATCATTATACACAGACGTTTACAGAAGAAATTCAATACGTATATAAGTATGCAGCATGCGAAAAATATAGCTTGTGATATATACCAATTGTTGAATAccgaataaaaaattaacaaatgattTGATTTTAGTAACGACTAAATATGTATTGAGTACATGTCTGTATTAACAATGAAAACATTTTGCTTTTTATAGTAGTTGATACAACGTAATTACTTCTTTCGTAGCATCGTTCTAAATTTACGTTAAACATGCTCAAACGGTAGGTGATTCCATCTACCATGATATCCGATATAACGATATACAGAATACAGCGTACAATGTCATAAAAATAGATATTTTCTTATGCAAGTgacaacaattatattatttacttgatgattgtttaatccaaatataataataatgaccGAATGCGATTTAACGGGTGTTGCGCAAAAGGTATATATCgatgatattttatattgtaatacAATAAACAGTAGTATGCTATTATGCGGATATTTTGATGTTGATGGTTCACAACTGGTTTAAGcacattttgacattttttgcctatgcatattttttaatcaaattcatATCGAAAGATgttgtataatgtttaatatcatcTTTCCCGCTGAAAGTATTATATGGAAATACAAAACTGCATTGCAAACATTTGGCTTACGTACTCAAACTCGAACATATTATGTAGGACACACTTTATCAGTTGTCAAGGAATGTCAAGATTGTAGTCGTATATCAAGGTGTTATTTATTCAAGCAGCGTGAATTGATTTTCGAAATTTTCTGTTTAGACGGCGACATGGTGTTATTTGTGGTGTAAATTTTACTTGTTTGTAGtgcttaatttttaattttattccaaAAATAGTGCTGTGACATAACATAAAAAGTGTTTAATTTCGGAACAATATGAACAGTTCATATAGGAAAGTTTGGAATAGTTCATtctttaaaactgtttaaaatctCAAATATGTGGCTCAAATAGAAAAATGTATTTACGTTTTATCGAccatatataatttattataacacGATTTCATTTATGTAATGCATTTCATGtataatgtttgtttgtattcAATACAAATTAGCGTACCATAACTTTCAAACTACAgaacatttttcaagtttcaaccTTTATAAGTGATTATATTTAGTTTGTCACAAGCAGAAATTTAGCAGTTTTAATGTAAAATTGCAAGTTGcacaatttaaaaatatcaaattaaggccggtgaccctatgcttttatttaattgtttgcatattATTTGTATGTTCTTTTTTGCACACATGTTCAAAGAACTCTAATGTTGggaaaaaatcacaaaaaatgtCGAAACATCCTTTCAAGAGATCATTTTGTGGGATAGTATTATCGCCCTAATGCACATCCGTCCGTCATGACGTCTTATTTAAACATtacatatttaatgcttttctGTGGTTAATATGGAATTATCGGAAATTTTAATGCCTTAATTTTGTAATGCAAAAACTAAGAATAACAGTGAAATTATAGATGAAATTGACTGCTTGACTGTGTAATGACGTCCTATGTTTGTCCAGTATAACTTTAAAAACCTGTAATTAAACAgttgaaaaaataaatactaaTTAAATTTGGTGGTGATAGATAaggttatacattttaataaattcgCGATACAAGCTTGAAAATATTCATTAtctgatcactcgtgaattttaatcgataacttatcaaaattaacaaatatcaTCTATCTCATGGATTATTTGAGTGTGCAAAGTATAACGAAATCCGTTATTTGTAATCGTATAAATGATTTAACGATCAAACTGATATTGCTGTTTATATCATTCTTATCCAAATCACAAATAAAGTTGGCCTTACGAAACTTATGGCATACACATTTCATTAAAATGAGCACATAGATAACAGGTTTACAACTCTGTCacttgaaagaaaaatatatgcCGGGTAATGATGATTATTTCTCAAAATGTAAGTCAATGTTTTACGTAGAAAGTTTACACCATAAGCGTGTTTAAAACCTTACGTTCATAGGTTATATCGCTTCGTTTTCTCCTTAAACTATAAACCATGCTATCGTATCAGTATAACCATACAATTCTCAGTCATCTGTATGCCTAACCGAAGCACTACTTAAGTTAACATTCAagattaaacattttatgtttaatcaatgttttcagatttcaaaagaaataaatcatttaattatgttaGCAATTTGTACTTGTGTTTAAAATTCATGTTAAATTAtctttttgtatctggaataggaAGAGACCTATTGCAATTtatgaatgttatttaattatctaaGGACGGATGCAGTTATCCAAAAATGACTAAATTAACGCATATTGATGAAGCATACTTGATCTTCACAAATAGTGTTGAGGTTTTATGCATACAAATTAAACTATTGAAGTTATAGAATTAAGTGTTTATTACCAACAGTTAACACAAAATATCAATTGAGAGCATATTATGATGGGCAATTTGTTTTATTTCGGTACGAATTGATTTGTGTCCTGTAATGAACATAATATTGGGTGCAAGTCCACAAAATAATAGTAGACA
This is a stretch of genomic DNA from Dreissena polymorpha isolate Duluth1 chromosome 7, UMN_Dpol_1.0, whole genome shotgun sequence. It encodes these proteins:
- the LOC127840087 gene encoding uncharacterized protein DDB_G0271670-like, whose amino-acid sequence is SSSSSSSSSSSSSSSSSSSSSSSSSSSSSSSSSSSTSCSSSSSSSSSSSSSSSSSSSSSSSSSSSRSSSSSRRSSRSSSSSSSSSSSSSSSSSSSSSSSSSSSSRSRKRSSSSSNSNSSSSSSSSSSSRSSSSSSSSSSSSSSSSSSSSSSCSSSSSSSSSSSSCSRSSSSSSSNSSSSSSSSSSSSSSSGNSSSSSSSSSSSSSSSSSSSSSSSSSSSSSSS